In the genome of Parus major isolate Abel chromosome 2, Parus_major1.1, whole genome shotgun sequence, one region contains:
- the INSIG1 gene encoding insulin-induced gene 1 protein, giving the protein MPRLESCTWSCSCAARGRHRSQLGDTAAGLAAKVGEMLSSSVSSPSLALVGRGARSPSTSSASSTSSSTCSTLNWSQHLVQRSVVLFVVGAFMALVLNLLQIQRNVTLFPDEVISTLFSSAWWVPPCCGTAAAVVGLLYPCIDSHLGEPHKFKREWASVMRCIAVFVGINHASAKLDFANNVQLSLTLAALSLGLWWTFDRSRSGLGLGITIAFVATLITQFLVYNGVYQYTSPDFLYIRSWLPCIFFSGGVTVGNIGRQLAMGIPEKPHND; this is encoded by the exons ATGCCCAGGTTGGAGAGCTGCacctggagctgttcctgcgCTGCCAGAGGAAGGCACAGGAGCCAGCTGGGGGACACGGCGGCGGGGCTGGCCGCCAAGGTGGGCGAGATGCTGAGCTCCTCCGTGTCGAGCCCCTCGCTGGCGCTGGTGGGTCGCGGAGCTCgcagccccagcacctccagcgccagcagcaccagcagcagcacctgcagcaccttgAACTGGAGTCAGCACCTGGTGCAGAGGAGCGTGGTGCTCTTCGTCGTGGGTGCTTTCATGGCCCTGGTGCTGAACTTGCTGCAGATCCAGCGGAATGTGACTTTGTTCCCCGACGAAGTGATTTCTACTCTCTTCTCCTCCGCCTGGTGGGTGCCCCCGTGCTGCggcacagcagcag CTGTGGTTGGCCTGCTGTACCCCTGCATCGACAGCCACCTCGGGGAGCCCCACAAGTTCAAGCGGGAGTGGGCCAGCGTCATGCGCTGCATCGCGGTGTTCGTGGGCATCAACCACGCCAGTGCT AAACTAGACTTTGCAAACAACGTCCAGCTGTCCCTGACTCTGGCAGCCTTATCACTGGGGCTTTGGTGGACATTTGATCGTTCAAGAAGTGGTCTCGGACTTGGAATAACAATAGCCTTTGTAGCAACACTGATAACCCAGTTTCTTGTATATAATGGTGTTTATCA GTATACATCCCCAGATTTCCTTTACATCCGTTCTTGGCTTCCATGTATATTTTTCTCAGGAGGTGTGACTGTAGGAAACATAGGACGCCAGCTGGCTATG GGTATTCCAGAGAAACCACACAATGACTAA